The Ruficoccus amylovorans region ATGGTCAGTCAGGATTTTATCTATAAGCCCAAAATCCAGACGGAGAATAACCGTTGGCCGCCCGAGCGGCTTTACCAGGCCACGCGGCGACCTTCGTTCGTCCAGGACTCCCAAACACGCTCGGTGAAACGCATGTAGCGCAGGCCGTCCGCGAAGCTGGTGCGCGTCACCGGGGCGCCTTCGCGGATGGAGGCCACAAAGTCCGCCTCGACCTGCCATTTACCTTCGTTGAGCGGCGCAACGGGCGAAGTCTCCTCGCCGCCCTGCCCCACCCGGCTGCGGAAAAGGCTCTGGGTGGAAAGGTCGTAGCGCAGGCTGGCGCGGTCGCCGTCCAGGCGCATGCCCCAGTAGTTCGCGCCGGTGGCGACGGAGCTGAACGTCATGACGAGTTGAAAGCCCTCGGCGTAACCGGCCACGACATTGAGCGTGTCGGGGATATCGACCGTCTGGAGTTGGCCGGTCTCGACATTGAGGCGTTCCGAGGTGTAAATCGCGCCCGTGGCCTGCACCCAGACCGGGTCGAGGCCGCCGAGCCAGCGCTGAACCGTCTCGTAGTGGATGCCCATCGTCATGATATTTTTACCGCTGAGCTCCCCGTCCTGACGCCAGGTGATGGCTGCCGCCGGATCGGAAGCGCCCGCTGTCAGGTGGGCG contains the following coding sequences:
- a CDS encoding Gfo/Idh/MocA family protein; amino-acid sequence: MTQSLRIGFIGAGGNTRSMHIPGFQAIEGVELAVVCNRSAASSQKVAKEFGIARTAADWRDVVADPEVDAICIGTWPYMHAEVTVAALEAGKHVLTEARMACDLEEATAMFRAAHKHPELVAQIVPAPFSFKYDATVTDLLGSGELGSLREIRVAHLTAGASDPAAAITWRQDGELSGKNIMTMGIHYETVQRWLGGLDPVWVQATGAIYTSERLNVETGQLQTVDIPDTLNVVAGYAEGFQLVMTFSSVATGANYWGMRLDGDRASLRYDLSTQSLFRSRVGQGGEETSPVAPLNEGKWQVEADFVASIREGAPVTRTSFADGLRYMRFTERVWESWTNEGRRVAW